TTTTACTACGGATGGAAACCCGCTTCTAGTAAGCATTATATGGGGAAATAATGAAACGGGATCTCTTAACCCAATTGATTCTATTGCTACATTATGCTGCAAGCACAATGTATTTTTCCATACAGATGCAACGCAAGTGCTGGGAAAGTATGATGTGCGGAATGTTGCAGATGGGCTAGGCTTTTTGTCCTGTTCAGCTCACAAATTACATGGCCCTAAAGGGATTGGTGCATGCATAGTAAAGAAAGACCATCAAGGAATAAAGACAAGAATGACCCCTCTTATTCATGGTGGGGGGCAAGAGTTTGATTATCGAAGTGGTACACTAAGTACTCATAATATTGTGGGGTTTGGTAAAGCGGCGGAAATAGCTCTCCACGAAATTAATGAGACCAGACAGATTTTAGAACAACTTGAATTACAATTAAGAATGCGACTAAACGAATATTTTAGTGAAATACTTTCATTTAATAGTGACGATAGTAATAAGATACCCGGAGTAATAAATGTAAGATTTAAAGATGTAGATAATGAGTTTCTTGTGAAGGAGTTAGGAGACCGGGTTGCCCTTTCAAGTGGTTCTGCATGCAGCTCAACCAAACCGTCGCATGTATTAAGGGGTATGGGGTTAAATCTTGAACAGATCCGATCTTCTATTCGTATTTCATTGTCAAGGTTTAATACTACAGAGGAAATAAATGAGTTCTGTAGAATGTTAGCTGGATACTAATATATGAGGGGAATTTACTCTCGTCGCTTATTCTCAAGTTTTGTGTCTGACCCATCAGATTGATGGGTTTTTTTATGTTTCTTTTATAAAAAAACATTCCCAATTGTGCCCATACAAAGTACAATAAAGTGAACATACAAAATTCTGTCGGACTATGTCATTATTGTATTGATAGTTCTTTAGGTCCAATTCGTGTTATTCATGAAAATAGATTAGGATCCATGGAGGCAAAAAAATGAATACGAGCGAAACCCAACACTTCATAAGCGTCCTAAATAAATGCAAGCAATCATCTAAAGAAGCTGTAGAAAATTTAGAGAGTTTTAATGAATTTAAGCAGTACATGCATATTCATCGTCCTGTGGAAGTTGAGCTTGAGCAACTTATTATTGAAGCAAGTACCTCATCGGAAGCCCGTTTAATTATGGTATGTGGTGGAGTTGGGGATGGGAAGTCACATATCCTATCTTACTTAAAAAGTAAGCATACTTTTCTGAACGATGAATCAAGGTTTTATCTTCATAACGATGCAACAGAAAGCTTCTCACCTACAAAGACCTCTATTGAGACTTTGTCTAGGGTGCTCGAACCATTTTCAGATGAAGGGTTAAAGACAAAAGGGAACCTAAATATAGTGCTTGCTATTAATTTAGGCGCGTTGAACAACTTTATAGAATCAGAGGAAGGTAGAGGTTACTCTAGATTAAAAGCATATGTTACTCAGAAAAAGATTCTTGAATCCGTAATCGCCAATGAAGAAAGTTCAGATGATCACATTTTTAAGTATGTTAACTTCAGTGATTATCATATGTATGAGCTTACGGAAGATGGTCCAAAGTCTGATTATATTAAGGGTGTTTTCCAAAAAGTTACAAAGAAGACGGATGATAATCCCTTCTATCAAGCATATTTGAAAGATTATGAAGAAGATCCCGATAACTCAGTTATGAATCCAATTCTTCAGAACTACGAGTTATTGCAGTGTGAAAAAATTCAAGAAAAGATTATTTCACTTCTAATCCAAGTAATGGTGAAAGAAAAATTAATTCTCTCTACGCGGGCTTTGTTGGACTTTATTTATAACTTACTGGTCCCTACTGTCTTGGAAAACATGAGTCATCAGCGTATTTGTGAATATCTAAAAGATCAAGAATTTATGGATTATGTGGCTTGCCTTCTTCCGTTTCAAATTTTCGAAAAAGTAGATGCATCTGCCATTCATCAAGCGATGGACCGAATAAAGCCAACTCGAACTCGAACCGAGAAGCTAGATCAGTATCTAATTGAGTTCAAATCAATTGAGGATGGGGCCGATTTATTTAATAAATATATTAATCTCGATCAGATTCCTTTCTTATCTAAAGTACTATCACAAAATTCACCGTGGAAAAATAAGGTTGAAAAGGACCGGGCTCAAATAAGACGGCTGACTAAGCTGTTTATCTACCTATATTACTTTATTCCTAAAGAAGAACATAACTCATTTGAGGATGAGACGTATAAGCAGTTTATGAATGACCTCTATCATTGGAATAAACGAGATATCAATAAATTAGCGAAACTGTACAAAGAAGATGTTAGAGATGCAATATATAAATGGAATGGTGAGGCAACCGGTGATCTTATCTATGTACAAGTAGGTCAGCCGCAGACACAATATTATGCCCTACAGAAGCTAGAGATTGAACCTCATATTAGTCGAAGTAAACCTCTACCTGATGTGCAATTATTCAAGTTTTTAACGATGATGACAATTCAATTCAAAGTAAAAAACTCAACCTATAGTAGCGATGATGTAATCCCAGAAGTTGATATTGACTTCTCTTTGTATGCTCTGTTAATTCGTATTAAGAACGGATATCGGCCAAATAAGAAAGACAAGTTTCAATTTATTAAGTTTGTCGAATTCATCGAGAAGTTGAACAGCTCAGGTAGTTCCAATAATGAGCTGTACTTTGAGACTAAGCAGTTTGGCAAATCCACTCGTTACCGATTGCAATATGATGATACTTTTGATCAATACTCGTTTATGGAGATGTGAACTCATGAGTTACTTTATAAATTTGGAATTAATACGCGAACAATTTAAGTTTGAAACGTCAATAAAGCATAATCCGAAAACAGAGTTAGAATTTTTACCTTTTACAACAAAGTATAAAGACGTGAATTATAGTTTCAGAGAAGTGGTTGGTGAATTTTTAAGGCTCATTGGAAGGAAAAAACTTCCTGAGTCTGTAAATGCAGAAAAGCTGTTAAATAACGTAATTGATTCTATATCTTTCGAACATCCAAATCAGCGTGGGGAATTCAAACAAATGGTGAAGACCTTGTTCTTGGATGAGAATGATCAACTATATCTGTTTCATCCCCAGACTCTATACTTCATAAACACGATGGAAAATGAAAATAAAAAACTTGCCCTTTTCTTATGCAATATCCTCTGGGGGGTAAAGGATGCTTGGTCAGTAGATTCTGCAGAACTAAGTGAATCTGATTTAATGAGTACATTGCTCTTTCGTTCATTACCTGAATTAATAAATATCGATAGCAGTAAGACAAGTTATGCTGCCATGCTACCTGAGATTTCGGATTTATTTGTTCAAGATTTTCAATGGTTAGCTACAAAAAGTGATTTGTTCACACAGCAGGTTGAGAAACTCATTTCCTACTACTATTTTTTCTATGTAACACAGTTTGCTGTCCGAAATGAAGCCATGTTCATGCCGGTTAAACAAGCAATTCGGCCTATTTATTTCACATTTGAAGATGAGGAGCGTTTGTCTAAGACGCGGGTAAGTTACGAATATGGTTGGAAGAGTCTTGAGAAGTCTATTGGACGGATGTTTTCTCATGTTAACTTTTTGAAAATGTTAAATTTTTCAATTGTAGATCATAGGGATAATATTACCCATTTGTCTTACCAAGATATTTTGTCTTATGTAAGACAGATGACAGAAGACGAACAAAAAATTCTAGAACAACAGTTTAACCAATTGATAGATGAGTATCAGCAGAAGTTGTCTGGAGACAGTAAGTGGATGTTGCTTGGTACTATATCGGATGTTTACGATCTCCCTATATTGAATAAGATGAACCATTTATTTCGTATGATCGATCATCAATTTAATCAGACTTCTAGATCGAAGCCCTACAATGATTATAAACAGTGGTTCATGCATTTTTGTCAAAATACCTTTTTGAAGTCCCGCGGCAGATCCGGTAAAATGCTAATTCTTGATACGGATTATTTGCTATTTATGACAAAACTAATGATAAAAAATGAAAGTAAGATCCGTCTAATTAACCTATTCAAAGAGTTTGAAGCTCGTGGGATGATATTCGATAGGGATACGCAAACAGCGATCGTGAACTACTTTGAGAAATTGAACTTACTTGAGAAAAAAAGTGATAGTGGGGATGCTATATATGTCAAAGCATTTTTATAAATATTTAGCTGAGCGTATTGCCGAATTCTTTGTTGACACTAACGCACAACCTGGTGATAAATACCATATTCAATTTGAACGGGCAGAACAAGTAGAGTTCTTGCTTGGAACCATCAAGGAGCTACCTTTAGTAGAGTACTTTAATATGCAGACAGAAGATGGCCTATATCAATCCGTTTGCTTGGACATTGGACAGAACACAAAAGTTTTGATTGCATCGAATACTAACAACGTAACGCCGGATTTTTTAACAACACTTAGAAATAAAGTAGGAACTAAGGAACCACTTTTTAATGATAAGGCTATGTTGCTAATTCATAACTCAAATTTAGATAGTCTGATTCAGGGTATGACATCCTTTAAAAAAGAAGGAATGCCATTTCACATCCATTCAATCGAAGCAAATCTTCATCACTTGATGAGTAGTTCGCTGCTCTCTAAACAGGAAAAACAAATATTGCTTTTCAGTATGGCTTCCAATAAGGCTCAGCAAGGTATTCATGAGCAAGTGACCTTGTTTGACTATGAAAAAATTTTGACTGTGCTCAATAATCAAAAGCTTGATAGAAGCGACTATAAGGACCTAGGTCTATTTTACGACTCTGAGATTATCAATACTTCTATGGACAATAAGCTAATTCAGATACGGTTGAATGAAAACCAAACTCTTTTTAACCATGTTGAGATGGCTCACCAGTATGGTCCAGTTGACATTAGCTTAGAACGACATTTCGATGAACAAGGAACTAAGATACTTTCTGAGTTAGACTGGTATAGTACTGATTTTGGTCAAGTAAAACGGTCTAATGAGAAGAAGCTTGAAGGGAGGGGGTTAGAATACATAGAACCCACAAAAAAGTTAACATCGGAAGGGCTTCTTTATTGGGAAAGAGCTGAAGGAGAATCAAAAAGCCAGCAACGCAAACGAAATATTATCATTTTTAATCCTCAGAAACTTGATAAAATCACTCTAGAGTTTCCTTTTAACGATTTTATCAAGAAACAACACATAACTGATAATCCAATTAAATATAGAATTAACTCTGAACCATCTGGAAAAAAGATCAGAGTAGAGGTTACTCATGCACCAGGGGAAACAACCTTTTATGGAGTTAAATATAAGACTGAAGTTTCTCCAACTTATGAGTTTAAGATAGCAATCGTTGAGACAACAGAGAAGTTGATTCAAGCAGTACAGACTTCGTATACAATCAATCTGGTTAAGGCGAAAAGTAAACATTCAAGCATACTAATCAATTCGGATAATGAGCAATGGGTCTTCAATAAGGATCAACCCGAAGTGGTAAGGGTAGAACTTTCAGACGAATCGATGCAAAACCAGTTTGAGATTACAGATTCAGAAGAATTAGTGCTCATTAAGAATGTGGAAAGTACAAGTGACGAAGAACTAATCCACTTTACGATAAAGCTATCGACAACGAGTATTCCTTTTTCTGTACAAGACGTGATTGAACGGCCTGTCCCAATAGGTGGTTTTAACGTGTGGAAGTTAAAGCGAGAGAAACAAGAACACTTTTTCTACAGAATAGAAAATGACAAGATGAAAATTATTCAAGGTACACGTGAAACTTATGCACAGGGTGAGTTTAAGAAAAGTCTCGAACGGGAGCTTTATCTCATTGAAGCCAATCACCTTTATTTTATTGAAGAAGCTGGTTGTCTAACCCCTGAGCCTATTAATATACCTGATACTGTGAAAGAGGCGTATATTAATTTGCTTCGGTATTTTCGTAACAACCATCTGATTCCTAGTTTAGCTTATATGGATGAGGATTATGAAATTTTAGCAAGAGCTTATGTAAAAGCATATATTAATGAAATAGAACAACTTCAAAATGGCCAATCACTTGTTCAAACACAGAGGGACTTGGTCTTGTTAGGGACAATACGTAAAGGACTAAAAGAGCCAGAGTGGCTGTATACACCACTTCATCCGCTAAATTTGGCTTATCAACTGCAGCTAAATGATTTAATTGGTAGAGAAGCTATTAATGAGGAATTACTGCGTACCCTTAGGCCCACTTATTTGCTACCGTATGTGTCTTTTAATAACAGTTTGTACAAAGCCATTGAACTAACCGATTCTTTTGAATGGACAGCTTACATTGATCAGAGTTTGCCAAGGTTTGAGTCTTCTAAGCCTTTTGTGCATAAATTAGTTCAGGAGAAAATTGAAGAATTCACAGAACATTTTTCATATTTATTTGATTTGGATTGCCGTGCACCATTAAAAATTAATGCTATCAATATGGGAGACTGTCTTGAAATCTTACAAGGGCTAATTGAATATTATAAGAGACAACTTAAAAAAGACATTGAGAAGAGTGAGTTACTTCCAATTGAACTACACATATATGCCGATAAAGGAATTAGTAACGTATTTGAAGAAATGTCACAATATACGGTTGCTGAGGAGATTGCTAAGAAGTTTAACTTAAAGTTAGAGTTAGACGGCTCACATCCGGAAGAATTACTCAATATTTTTAGGGACCAAGTGAAATTCTACACTTGTGACCTAACTGATGCTAAGTACGAATACTGCCATGTATCTTTCTATCAAATGAGTAAAATAGAGCAGGTAGCTACAAGTAATGCTGCTGAAATCATCACCGGAACATCTCTGTACGGCTTAATATCCGGAATCCCATCTGTATTCATTAATGAAGATTATAAAACTGGTTTTGGTACTAAGTTCTACAGAATGACGGATGCACCTTTATTATCGCTTGTGCCTAAAATGAATTCATTACTTCGTGTAGCTCGCACGCTTGATAATTATCAAGATAATATGAACATTGTAACTGCCATTTCCGCGGAGCATAAGCTTAAACTGGATTCTGTGTATGATTCTTCTCATTGGGTGACTTTTATTGAACCCAAAGTCGACTTGAGTTTCTTTAAGAATAATGACTCACAAAAAGATCTGCTAGTTATTCATTATAGTGATCAGTATACATCTTCGAGTGGATTTGATGCGATTACAGTAACTAGGCGTTCCAAGCAATATCAGCGCTTAATACAAGAATTTCTTAACGCTCAGCAAATCACAACTGCTGATGAAATGTTACCACCCATCATTAATTTATTTAATGCCATTAACGGAAACTGGTTGCTCAGATTATTGGCTCAGAAAAATCATTTTCCAAAAGAAAAAATTAGCATCTTGTCAGCCATAAAAGTTGCTCTTGCTGCATTAGCTCATCAAGATATTATTTGGATCCCCATCTCGATGGAGGAGGTTCTGCGTATTTCAGGTGGAACAGGGCTACGGCAATCTGAAGGTCTCTTCTCTGCAAAAAATCTTGGTAAATTCGGCTCTTATAGTGATGACCTCTTGCTAGTTGGTATAGAGCGTGAACAAGAGGAGTTGAGGGTTCATTTCTACCCTATCGAAGTTAAAATTGGGAATAACTCTTCGAATATTCACGAAAAAGCAGTCATGCAGGTTCAGGAAACGAAGAAGTTGTTATTAAATTTTCTGACTGAGTCGGAAGATACTCTGTTCAAGGCAAAGTTGTATCGGAATTTCTTCATGCAATTAGCTATTGCAAGTGCAGAAAAAATGGAGCTTTATGAGATCTGGCCTGAACAATGTTGGGCTAAGATTACGAACTGCGATTTGAGGGAAAGGCTACTTAATGATGACTACATAATTTCCAATGACCTTCAGGAATTTATTGGGTCTGGCGGAGTGATTTCCTTTAAAAAAGATTGTGTATTTACTGAAATTAAAAGAACAGAAGATGTACTTGTCTTTGAATATCCAGTAAAGAGCGGCTATGATTTCATCGTGAAGGACATTGAAAAAATTAAAAATCATATTCAAAGCGAAAATGGAGACATTTCATCCGATAAATTGCTTTCTAAAGTGTACAGAACAGAGGATACTGTTAACTACAGTCATAAGGGACAGCGTGAGTTGAATTCGACTATAGTTACGGAACAAAATACTGTTAGCTATGGAGTGCGACAGAATATTAACGAATCATACCCTGATCGGACTCACAACGAACAGCTAGTGCAAATTATTGAGCCGGTTAAGCCACTTGAAGTTCTTTTTGGTCATAATGCACAAAATAAGGAAGAAATCAAGTGGTATCCAACAACTACAGATAAGGTAATG
Above is a genomic segment from Paenibacillus sp. YYML68 containing:
- a CDS encoding cysteine desulfurase family protein, which codes for MIYLDNSATTKVHPDVLEAMMPYLQEEYGNASSKHYTLAENSRNAIEDAREHVAKLIGCKHDEVVFTSGSTESNNMILKGVMDYYQYRGKQLVVSKVEHSSILETAEYLKSKGNDVVFLDVDQYGRVKIDDLEKLFTTDGNPLLVSIIWGNNETGSLNPIDSIATLCCKHNVFFHTDATQVLGKYDVRNVADGLGFLSCSAHKLHGPKGIGACIVKKDHQGIKTRMTPLIHGGGQEFDYRSGTLSTHNIVGFGKAAEIALHEINETRQILEQLELQLRMRLNEYFSEILSFNSDDSNKIPGVINVRFKDVDNEFLVKELGDRVALSSGSACSSTKPSHVLRGMGLNLEQIRSSIRISLSRFNTTEEINEFCRMLAGY
- the dptF gene encoding DNA phosphorothioation-dependent restriction protein DptF — encoded protein: MNTSETQHFISVLNKCKQSSKEAVENLESFNEFKQYMHIHRPVEVELEQLIIEASTSSEARLIMVCGGVGDGKSHILSYLKSKHTFLNDESRFYLHNDATESFSPTKTSIETLSRVLEPFSDEGLKTKGNLNIVLAINLGALNNFIESEEGRGYSRLKAYVTQKKILESVIANEESSDDHIFKYVNFSDYHMYELTEDGPKSDYIKGVFQKVTKKTDDNPFYQAYLKDYEEDPDNSVMNPILQNYELLQCEKIQEKIISLLIQVMVKEKLILSTRALLDFIYNLLVPTVLENMSHQRICEYLKDQEFMDYVACLLPFQIFEKVDASAIHQAMDRIKPTRTRTEKLDQYLIEFKSIEDGADLFNKYINLDQIPFLSKVLSQNSPWKNKVEKDRAQIRRLTKLFIYLYYFIPKEEHNSFEDETYKQFMNDLYHWNKRDINKLAKLYKEDVRDAIYKWNGEATGDLIYVQVGQPQTQYYALQKLEIEPHISRSKPLPDVQLFKFLTMMTIQFKVKNSTYSSDDVIPEVDIDFSLYALLIRIKNGYRPNKKDKFQFIKFVEFIEKLNSSGSSNNELYFETKQFGKSTRYRLQYDDTFDQYSFMEM
- the dptG gene encoding DNA phosphorothioation-dependent restriction protein DptG yields the protein MSYFINLELIREQFKFETSIKHNPKTELEFLPFTTKYKDVNYSFREVVGEFLRLIGRKKLPESVNAEKLLNNVIDSISFEHPNQRGEFKQMVKTLFLDENDQLYLFHPQTLYFINTMENENKKLALFLCNILWGVKDAWSVDSAELSESDLMSTLLFRSLPELINIDSSKTSYAAMLPEISDLFVQDFQWLATKSDLFTQQVEKLISYYYFFYVTQFAVRNEAMFMPVKQAIRPIYFTFEDEERLSKTRVSYEYGWKSLEKSIGRMFSHVNFLKMLNFSIVDHRDNITHLSYQDILSYVRQMTEDEQKILEQQFNQLIDEYQQKLSGDSKWMLLGTISDVYDLPILNKMNHLFRMIDHQFNQTSRSKPYNDYKQWFMHFCQNTFLKSRGRSGKMLILDTDYLLFMTKLMIKNESKIRLINLFKEFEARGMIFDRDTQTAIVNYFEKLNLLEKKSDSGDAIYVKAFL
- the dptH gene encoding DNA phosphorothioation-dependent restriction protein DptH, whose amino-acid sequence is MSKHFYKYLAERIAEFFVDTNAQPGDKYHIQFERAEQVEFLLGTIKELPLVEYFNMQTEDGLYQSVCLDIGQNTKVLIASNTNNVTPDFLTTLRNKVGTKEPLFNDKAMLLIHNSNLDSLIQGMTSFKKEGMPFHIHSIEANLHHLMSSSLLSKQEKQILLFSMASNKAQQGIHEQVTLFDYEKILTVLNNQKLDRSDYKDLGLFYDSEIINTSMDNKLIQIRLNENQTLFNHVEMAHQYGPVDISLERHFDEQGTKILSELDWYSTDFGQVKRSNEKKLEGRGLEYIEPTKKLTSEGLLYWERAEGESKSQQRKRNIIIFNPQKLDKITLEFPFNDFIKKQHITDNPIKYRINSEPSGKKIRVEVTHAPGETTFYGVKYKTEVSPTYEFKIAIVETTEKLIQAVQTSYTINLVKAKSKHSSILINSDNEQWVFNKDQPEVVRVELSDESMQNQFEITDSEELVLIKNVESTSDEELIHFTIKLSTTSIPFSVQDVIERPVPIGGFNVWKLKREKQEHFFYRIENDKMKIIQGTRETYAQGEFKKSLERELYLIEANHLYFIEEAGCLTPEPINIPDTVKEAYINLLRYFRNNHLIPSLAYMDEDYEILARAYVKAYINEIEQLQNGQSLVQTQRDLVLLGTIRKGLKEPEWLYTPLHPLNLAYQLQLNDLIGREAINEELLRTLRPTYLLPYVSFNNSLYKAIELTDSFEWTAYIDQSLPRFESSKPFVHKLVQEKIEEFTEHFSYLFDLDCRAPLKINAINMGDCLEILQGLIEYYKRQLKKDIEKSELLPIELHIYADKGISNVFEEMSQYTVAEEIAKKFNLKLELDGSHPEELLNIFRDQVKFYTCDLTDAKYEYCHVSFYQMSKIEQVATSNAAEIITGTSLYGLISGIPSVFINEDYKTGFGTKFYRMTDAPLLSLVPKMNSLLRVARTLDNYQDNMNIVTAISAEHKLKLDSVYDSSHWVTFIEPKVDLSFFKNNDSQKDLLVIHYSDQYTSSSGFDAITVTRRSKQYQRLIQEFLNAQQITTADEMLPPIINLFNAINGNWLLRLLAQKNHFPKEKISILSAIKVALAALAHQDIIWIPISMEEVLRISGGTGLRQSEGLFSAKNLGKFGSYSDDLLLVGIEREQEELRVHFYPIEVKIGNNSSNIHEKAVMQVQETKKLLLNFLTESEDTLFKAKLYRNFFMQLAIASAEKMELYEIWPEQCWAKITNCDLRERLLNDDYIISNDLQEFIGSGGVISFKKDCVFTEIKRTEDVLVFEYPVKSGYDFIVKDIEKIKNHIQSENGDISSDKLLSKVYRTEDTVNYSHKGQRELNSTIVTEQNTVSYGVRQNINESYPDRTHNEQLVQIIEPVKPLEVLFGHNAQNKEEIKWYPTTTDKVMHTNTGIIGTMGTGKTQFTKSLIAQLNRNSKDNVNGTPIGILIFDYKGDYIKQDFTHVTGAKVFKLFHLPYNPLSLYVTEPIRPLLPVHTSASLTDTIAKAYNLGPVQISTLKSVIMEAYQQKGIIKNDATTWEKPAPTISDVYDIYTGRDDVKIDSLNAALQELYELEVFEPDGAKTLPLFDMIEGITVIDLSGYNPSLQNLVVSITLDVFYNQMQIQGHSKIHGNYREITKMILVDEADNFLSKDFTSIKKILKEGREFGVGTILSTQFLSHFSTSDNEYANYILTWIVHNISEMSAKEIRMIFNTQSKAEEENIMNRIKSLQKHYSIVKAGTGQPIWMRDRAFWELEL